Proteins encoded in a region of the Myxococcales bacterium genome:
- a CDS encoding SH3 domain-containing protein produces MRSLPSLAALLSLLLATASLHAADEDEDVDAFAKVVTAEAELRSGPGVSHRVIYVATRGETFLIEGRESSGYWLKVAMPDGRIAYVLGDTVEAVAAGPDAPEGSVKPGFFAPPALQTAHGGFAMMAGLFDHDGYVELRPAGVLAPAIAIEPYVGLALQKDSRRYVYGVGATLILMPDWPVAPFVHIGGGGMHEKPNDEFVRSEADFFHARAGGGFLLSLRWRILIRAEANNTILFTEDSYTNVQTYYGGLGTYF; encoded by the coding sequence ATGAGGTCGCTCCCATCACTGGCCGCGCTCCTGTCGCTACTGTTGGCGACCGCATCGCTGCACGCTGCCGACGAAGACGAAGACGTCGACGCATTCGCGAAGGTGGTGACCGCGGAAGCGGAGCTGCGCTCTGGCCCTGGCGTGTCGCACCGGGTGATCTACGTCGCGACTCGGGGTGAGACCTTCCTGATCGAGGGGCGCGAGAGCTCAGGGTACTGGCTCAAGGTCGCCATGCCCGACGGCCGAATTGCCTACGTGCTCGGCGACACGGTGGAGGCGGTCGCCGCCGGGCCGGACGCCCCCGAAGGCTCGGTCAAACCCGGCTTTTTTGCGCCCCCTGCGCTGCAGACCGCCCACGGCGGGTTTGCGATGATGGCCGGGTTGTTCGACCACGACGGCTACGTGGAGCTGCGCCCGGCTGGGGTGCTCGCCCCCGCCATTGCCATCGAGCCCTACGTCGGTCTCGCGCTGCAGAAGGACTCGCGCCGCTACGTGTACGGCGTGGGTGCGACGCTGATCTTGATGCCCGACTGGCCGGTCGCGCCCTTCGTGCACATCGGCGGGGGGGGCATGCACGAGAAGCCGAACGACGAGTTCGTGCGCAGCGAGGCGGACTTCTTCCACGCCCGCGCCGGCGGCGGGTTCCTGCTGTCCCTGCGCTGGCGCATTCTGATCCGCGCCGAGGCCAACAACACCATCCTCTTCACTGAGGATTCGTACACAAACGTGCAGACCTACTACGGGGGTCTAGGGACCTACTTCTGA
- a CDS encoding YicC family protein encodes MKSMTGFGVGGAPLGDGRLGFEIRSLNHRFLDVRVRLPTEIVDHTFFVEQLARDKLSRGRYDIGVRLEGSALPVASLDKDRVRAAYRELSQLRDELAPGTDLPLTAALALPNVASAPPTVDPELLREALSAGFGAALVELDHMREKEGAALCRELRERLEKLQAIARAVSERGPELLRHHHARIRTRVERLIADAGVSVDTGRLEAELAMMADKSDITEELVRLESHAAQARSLLTSKEPVGRRFDFLLQEMGREVNTVGSKSQDSVVAQQVVELKSELERMREQVQNVE; translated from the coding sequence ATGAAGAGCATGACCGGGTTCGGCGTCGGCGGCGCACCGCTCGGCGACGGCCGGCTCGGTTTCGAGATCCGCTCGCTGAACCATCGGTTTCTCGACGTTCGGGTGCGGCTGCCGACCGAAATTGTGGATCACACCTTCTTCGTCGAGCAGCTGGCGAGGGACAAACTCAGCCGCGGTCGCTACGACATCGGAGTCCGGCTCGAGGGCAGCGCGTTGCCGGTGGCGAGCTTGGACAAGGACCGCGTACGGGCCGCGTACCGCGAGCTCAGCCAGCTTCGAGACGAGCTCGCCCCGGGGACCGACCTGCCGTTGACGGCGGCTCTCGCGTTGCCCAACGTCGCGAGCGCGCCCCCGACGGTCGATCCCGAGCTGCTGCGCGAGGCGCTCAGCGCGGGTTTCGGCGCGGCCCTGGTCGAGCTCGATCACATGCGGGAAAAAGAGGGCGCCGCGCTCTGCCGCGAGCTCCGAGAGCGACTCGAGAAGCTGCAGGCCATCGCTCGGGCGGTGAGCGAGCGAGGGCCGGAGTTGCTGCGGCACCACCACGCCCGCATCCGAACCCGGGTCGAACGCCTGATCGCCGACGCGGGCGTCTCGGTGGACACGGGTCGCCTCGAGGCCGAACTGGCGATGATGGCCGACAAAAGCGACATCACCGAGGAGCTGGTCCGGCTCGAGAGCCACGCCGCTCAGGCGCGCTCGCTCTTGACCAGCAAGGAACCGGTGGGGCGCCGCTTCGACTTCTTGCTACAAGAGATGGGACGCGAGGTGAACACGGTCGGGTCCAAGAGCCAGGACAGCGTCGTCGCGCAGCAGGTGGTGGAGCTCAAGAGCGAGCTCGAGCGAATGCGGGAGCAAGTGCAAAATGTCGAGTGA
- a CDS encoding SDR family oxidoreductase, translating to MARYLVTGGAGFIGSNLVRALAEAGERVRVIDDLSTGFWENLGELADSASVECVTADIRDAAAVKAAVDGVEVIFHEAALGSVPRSIETPVVSDSVNTNGTVTVLDAARHAGVRRVVFAASSSAYGDTPTLPKHEDMPTAPLSPYAVTKVADELYMRVFSSLYGLETVCLRYFNVFGPNQRPDGAYAAAIPRFFWAALRGQPLSVYGDGEQTRDFCFIDNAVSANLLAANAPRKLAGDVINIAGGRRVSLNALIEQIGGVLGSPPQVNHDPPRQGDVRHSLADITRARELLGYEPKVRWEDGLPATAGYLKTLAAGRGAA from the coding sequence ATGGCGCGGTATCTGGTGACCGGCGGCGCCGGCTTCATTGGGTCCAATCTGGTACGGGCCCTGGCCGAGGCCGGGGAGCGAGTGCGGGTCATCGATGACCTCTCGACCGGGTTCTGGGAGAACCTGGGGGAGCTCGCCGACTCCGCGTCGGTCGAGTGTGTCACCGCCGACATCCGAGACGCCGCCGCAGTGAAAGCCGCGGTGGACGGGGTCGAGGTGATCTTTCACGAGGCCGCGCTCGGTTCGGTTCCGCGCAGCATCGAAACGCCGGTGGTGAGCGACTCGGTGAACACGAACGGCACGGTCACCGTGCTCGACGCCGCGCGCCACGCTGGCGTCCGGCGGGTGGTGTTCGCGGCATCTTCGTCGGCGTACGGGGACACCCCTACCCTGCCAAAACACGAGGACATGCCGACCGCGCCGCTCTCACCCTACGCGGTGACGAAGGTCGCGGACGAGCTGTACATGCGCGTGTTTTCCTCGCTCTACGGCCTCGAGACGGTGTGCCTGCGATACTTCAACGTGTTCGGCCCCAACCAGCGCCCCGATGGCGCCTACGCCGCGGCCATTCCCCGATTCTTCTGGGCCGCGCTCCGCGGCCAACCGCTCAGTGTGTACGGCGACGGCGAACAGACGCGGGACTTCTGTTTCATCGACAACGCCGTCAGCGCCAACCTGCTCGCGGCGAACGCCCCGCGCAAGTTGGCGGGCGACGTGATCAATATCGCCGGGGGTCGGCGGGTCTCGCTGAACGCGCTGATCGAACAGATCGGTGGTGTGCTCGGCTCACCACCCCAGGTGAACCATGACCCCCCACGCCAGGGCGACGTGCGCCACTCCCTCGCCGACATCACGCGCGCTCGGGAGCTGCTCGGGTACGAGCCCAAGGTGCGCTGGGAAGACGGACTTCCGGCCACGGCTGGTTACCTGAAGACTTTGGCGGCGGGGCGAGGCGCTGCATGA
- a CDS encoding L,D-transpeptidase encodes MRLERPLSTALVASATAVIALAGCQREAPPGASSTAPGEPAAPGLVGSPKLPDELTPKPVASTRASAGSPVGDGGAASAAAPAEHTGPWLVVTAPAAAVYPTREFDQKAKLGYVRNGGRVGVKDKPVAGKNCSAGWYEVVSGGFVCANLGTTELSHPQVKFAIKQPDWSEVLPYPYARNAKNGTPLYRSVPSRDQMLKYEPYLAAAKAKAKKEKEAKERDANDAAVADDEKDAKDAKDAKDAKDAKDDATDTRAASLDADPSLSDQDGGAPASADAGEEPPPWWQRDDAKDKLHELTLDKLKEGSDEIMAQRMVAGFYIAVDKTFSWNGRTWYKSTKGLIAPADRFWLTSASKFKGVELDGNTWKLPIAWVYGGRKTAPSYEIDLDTKKTKPAKAIEVFTAIQLTGREEEVGGTRYSETRDGAWVKNVHVRVTRPGPPPKELGPSERWVDVNLTEQTLVVYQGDRPVYATLISSGKKNTVKEKDHSTPTGQWRMREKHVTTTMDGDGSAAGDLPYSIEDVPYVLYFHNSYALHGPFWHRNFGIQMSHGCVNLAPLDAKWVFQHTDPPLPTGWHGAWSSADRPGSWVSIHG; translated from the coding sequence ATGCGCCTCGAACGTCCACTCTCCACGGCACTGGTCGCCAGCGCGACGGCGGTGATTGCCCTCGCCGGCTGTCAGCGCGAGGCGCCCCCCGGGGCCTCGTCGACCGCCCCGGGCGAACCCGCGGCCCCCGGACTCGTCGGCTCGCCGAAGCTCCCTGACGAGCTCACGCCGAAGCCGGTTGCTTCGACCCGAGCGAGCGCAGGGTCCCCTGTGGGGGACGGCGGCGCGGCATCCGCCGCCGCGCCAGCGGAGCACACCGGACCCTGGTTGGTCGTCACCGCCCCCGCGGCGGCCGTCTACCCGACGCGCGAGTTCGATCAGAAAGCGAAGCTCGGTTACGTGCGCAACGGCGGGCGGGTCGGCGTGAAGGACAAACCCGTAGCGGGCAAGAACTGCAGCGCCGGCTGGTACGAGGTCGTGAGCGGCGGTTTCGTGTGCGCGAACCTGGGCACCACCGAGCTCAGCCATCCCCAGGTGAAGTTTGCGATCAAACAGCCAGACTGGTCGGAGGTATTGCCCTACCCCTACGCCCGCAACGCCAAGAACGGCACACCGCTCTACCGCTCGGTGCCGTCGCGCGACCAGATGCTGAAGTACGAGCCCTACCTCGCCGCAGCCAAGGCCAAGGCCAAGAAAGAGAAAGAGGCCAAAGAGCGCGACGCCAACGATGCGGCGGTGGCGGACGACGAGAAGGACGCGAAGGACGCGAAGGACGCGAAGGACGCGAAGGACGCGAAGGACGACGCGACCGATACCCGAGCCGCGTCCCTCGACGCAGATCCCTCACTCTCCGACCAGGACGGCGGCGCCCCCGCGAGCGCCGACGCCGGCGAAGAGCCACCGCCCTGGTGGCAGCGGGACGACGCCAAAGACAAACTGCACGAGCTCACCCTCGACAAACTGAAGGAGGGCTCCGACGAAATCATGGCCCAGCGCATGGTCGCGGGCTTCTACATCGCAGTGGACAAGACCTTCAGCTGGAACGGGCGCACCTGGTACAAGTCGACCAAGGGTCTGATTGCACCGGCGGACCGCTTCTGGCTCACCTCCGCCTCGAAGTTCAAAGGGGTCGAGCTCGACGGAAACACCTGGAAGCTCCCGATTGCCTGGGTCTACGGCGGGCGCAAGACGGCGCCCAGCTACGAGATCGATCTCGACACCAAGAAGACAAAACCGGCCAAGGCCATCGAGGTCTTCACCGCGATTCAGCTCACGGGGCGCGAGGAAGAGGTCGGCGGCACGCGCTACAGTGAGACCCGCGACGGAGCGTGGGTGAAAAACGTTCACGTGCGCGTCACGCGCCCCGGACCGCCGCCAAAGGAGCTCGGGCCATCTGAGCGCTGGGTGGACGTGAATCTCACTGAGCAGACGCTGGTCGTGTACCAGGGCGATCGACCGGTCTACGCGACGCTGATCTCGAGCGGCAAGAAGAACACCGTGAAGGAGAAGGACCACTCGACCCCGACGGGTCAGTGGCGCATGCGAGAGAAACACGTCACGACGACGATGGACGGCGACGGCTCTGCGGCGGGCGATTTGCCCTACAGCATTGAAGACGTTCCGTACGTGCTCTACTTCCACAACTCGTACGCGCTGCATGGCCCCTTCTGGCACCGGAACTTCGGCATCCAGATGAGCCACGGCTGCGTGAACCTCGCGCCGCTCGACGCCAAGTGGGTGTTTCAGCACACCGACCCCCCGCTTCCGACCGGCTGGCACGGGGCCTGGTCCTCCGCGGACCGCCCTGGTAGCTGGGTCAGCATCCACGGCTGA
- the gmk gene encoding guanylate kinase, with product MSSDDPLLIIISSPSGAGKTTLTTRLRERIPNLRFSVSHTTRLRRPNEEDGREYHFVSRETFERLIQLDEFLEWAEVHGNLYGTSKKEVENARGARGLIFDIDHQGARQIKSVHANAVSVFILPPSMAVLERRLRGRATEDEATVERRFRVARTEIEHYGFFDYLLVNDELEESTLNLVGIFRAEECRRMRAARRAEALLFEERSLGPKKPG from the coding sequence ATGTCGAGTGACGATCCACTCCTCATCATCATTTCTTCGCCCTCGGGCGCCGGCAAGACCACTCTGACGACACGCCTGCGCGAGCGCATCCCGAACCTGCGCTTCTCGGTCTCCCACACGACACGGCTGCGGCGCCCCAACGAAGAGGACGGGCGCGAATACCATTTCGTCAGTCGCGAGACCTTCGAGCGCTTGATTCAGCTGGACGAGTTCCTGGAGTGGGCCGAGGTCCACGGCAATCTGTACGGCACGAGCAAGAAGGAAGTCGAGAACGCCCGAGGCGCCCGGGGCCTGATCTTCGACATCGACCACCAAGGCGCGCGTCAGATCAAGAGTGTGCACGCGAACGCCGTCAGCGTTTTCATACTGCCGCCCAGCATGGCAGTGCTCGAGCGGCGCTTGCGCGGTCGCGCGACCGAAGACGAAGCCACCGTCGAGCGGCGCTTTCGCGTGGCTCGCACCGAGATCGAACACTACGGATTCTTCGACTACCTGCTGGTCAACGACGAGCTGGAAGAGTCCACCCTGAACTTGGTGGGGATCTTCCGCGCCGAAGAGTGTCGACGCATGCGCGCCGCGCGCCGGGCGGAGGCGCTCCTGTTCGAAGAGCGCAGCCTCGGGCCGAAGAAGCCGGGCTGA
- the mtnP gene encoding S-methyl-5'-thioadenosine phosphorylase: protein MQHVLGVIGGSGIYEIPGLDKRDEHHVATPFGAPSDVIIRSRSGDTDLLFLPRHGRGHRTPPHKINYRANIAALKLLGATQVVSLSAVGSMKEEIVPGHVVVVDQYIDLTKRRVSSFFDDDVAAHVGFGDPVCPALADALAKAAKKAGGTVHVGGTYVCMEGPQFSTRAESLLYRSWGVSVIGMTAMPEAKLAREAELPYATLALATDYDCWHESEEDVNVAAVLAVLKANAELAQRIVVELAASLPDPSKSTAANALAHAILTPASAISPEARARLGFLIEKHLGKS from the coding sequence ATGCAGCACGTCCTGGGAGTCATCGGCGGCAGCGGGATCTACGAGATCCCGGGCCTGGACAAGCGCGACGAACACCACGTGGCCACGCCCTTTGGGGCGCCGAGCGACGTGATCATCCGCAGCCGGTCGGGTGACACCGACCTGCTGTTCTTGCCACGACACGGGCGCGGGCACCGCACGCCGCCCCACAAGATCAACTATCGGGCGAACATCGCGGCGCTGAAGCTGCTCGGCGCTACCCAGGTGGTGTCCCTGTCCGCCGTGGGCTCGATGAAAGAAGAGATCGTGCCGGGGCACGTGGTCGTGGTCGACCAGTACATCGACCTGACCAAGCGCCGCGTGAGCTCCTTCTTCGACGACGACGTCGCCGCGCATGTCGGTTTCGGTGATCCGGTGTGCCCGGCGCTCGCCGACGCCCTGGCCAAGGCGGCGAAGAAGGCCGGCGGCACCGTCCACGTCGGCGGGACCTACGTGTGCATGGAAGGGCCGCAGTTCTCCACGCGCGCCGAGAGTCTTCTCTATCGCAGCTGGGGCGTGAGTGTGATCGGCATGACGGCCATGCCCGAGGCGAAGCTGGCGCGTGAAGCGGAGCTGCCCTACGCGACGCTCGCGCTCGCCACGGACTACGACTGCTGGCACGAGTCGGAAGAGGACGTGAACGTCGCGGCGGTGTTGGCGGTGTTGAAAGCCAACGCGGAGCTCGCGCAACGCATCGTCGTCGAGCTGGCGGCCTCGCTGCCGGACCCGTCGAAGAGCACAGCCGCCAACGCGCTGGCCCACGCCATCTTGACTCCGGCGAGCGCCATCAGCCCCGAAGCCCGCGCGCGGCTCGGATTCTTGATCGAAAAACACCTGGGAAAATCATGA
- a CDS encoding sugar kinase, protein MIQATRSKDPVLIVGSMAFDDLELPSANVKDVVGGSATYAALSAGLFSEARVVAVVGDDFPAEALQRLDDRGIDTTGIERATGKTFRWAGRYAANLASRTTLDTQLNVFADFRPKLPASFGASPYLLLGNIHPSLQLEVLAQVGRPKLVAADTMNFWISGERPTLLEMLAKIDLLVINDEEVRELADEHNIKRAAARVRAMGPKRLVVKRGEYGAMLFDDSGIFFVPAYPLEEEIDPTGAGDTFAGALMGYLSREGTLDGSAFRRAIMVAATVASFCVEGVGTARLLSLDKDQVARRLEDLRLLVHFGH, encoded by the coding sequence ATGATCCAAGCTACCCGCTCGAAGGACCCGGTGTTGATCGTCGGGTCGATGGCGTTCGACGACCTCGAGCTGCCGAGTGCCAACGTCAAGGACGTGGTCGGGGGCTCGGCAACGTACGCCGCGCTGTCGGCAGGATTGTTCAGCGAGGCCCGCGTCGTGGCGGTGGTCGGTGACGATTTTCCAGCCGAAGCTCTCCAGCGCCTCGACGACCGGGGCATCGACACGACGGGCATCGAGCGGGCAACGGGCAAGACGTTCCGCTGGGCGGGGCGCTACGCGGCAAACCTGGCGAGCCGCACGACGCTCGACACCCAGCTGAACGTGTTCGCCGACTTCCGTCCCAAGCTGCCGGCGAGCTTCGGGGCGAGCCCGTATCTCTTGCTCGGCAACATTCACCCGAGCCTGCAGCTGGAGGTGCTGGCGCAGGTGGGCCGCCCGAAGCTGGTCGCAGCCGACACGATGAACTTCTGGATCAGTGGCGAGCGTCCGACCCTGCTCGAGATGCTGGCCAAGATCGATCTCCTGGTGATCAACGACGAAGAAGTGCGGGAGCTGGCGGACGAGCACAACATCAAGCGAGCCGCCGCCCGTGTCCGCGCGATGGGCCCGAAGCGGCTGGTGGTCAAGCGGGGCGAGTACGGGGCGATGTTGTTCGACGACAGCGGCATCTTCTTCGTTCCCGCCTACCCGCTGGAAGAAGAGATCGATCCGACCGGAGCGGGCGACACCTTCGCCGGTGCACTGATGGGTTACCTCTCGCGCGAGGGAACGCTGGACGGCTCGGCCTTTCGACGGGCGATCATGGTCGCGGCGACCGTGGCCTCGTTCTGCGTCGAGGGCGTCGGCACCGCCCGCCTGCTCTCTCTCGACAAAGACCAGGTCGCTCGCCGGCTGGAAGATCTGCGGCTCTTGGTCCACTTCGGCCACTGA
- a CDS encoding DUF507 family protein, with amino-acid sequence MRIHTARVSQIAAEMVSSLTRDKAVETDAPAEMRLDIEAVLNQYIRDEHEVGEKAKDMLAARNLPQTDLGKIRRLIADQRKLKLGEEAIDYLLDQLIEMLMHSQNVAEVFAEDYELRRRMREPLRRQLGDEEELHKEVRAQLKHVEEGSALWEVEYRRMMEDMKRRKGL; translated from the coding sequence ATGCGCATCCACACCGCCCGGGTGTCACAGATTGCCGCCGAGATGGTCAGCTCGCTGACCCGTGACAAAGCCGTGGAAACCGACGCCCCAGCCGAGATGCGCTTGGACATCGAAGCCGTACTGAACCAGTACATTCGAGACGAGCACGAGGTCGGAGAGAAGGCCAAAGACATGCTGGCGGCCCGCAACCTGCCGCAGACCGATCTCGGCAAGATCCGCCGCCTGATCGCCGACCAGCGCAAGCTGAAGCTGGGCGAGGAGGCCATCGACTACCTGCTCGATCAGCTGATCGAGATGCTGATGCACTCGCAGAACGTGGCGGAGGTCTTCGCGGAAGACTACGAGCTCAGGCGGCGCATGCGCGAACCGTTGCGGCGCCAGCTGGGCGACGAGGAAGAGTTGCACAAAGAAGTGCGGGCTCAGCTCAAACACGTCGAAGAGGGCAGCGCGCTCTGGGAAGTCGAATACCGGCGCATGATGGAAGACATGAAGCGCCGCAAGGGGCTCTGA
- a CDS encoding DUF3570 domain-containing protein, which translates to MLRRRHPLKACRAGLRPSVLGLGLVLLAGARAQAQVVEVELNGAAFQEPSEKSAMTVYNPGATLTALPWDWLSLGVHYEADIVTGATEPVKAGPLSSPDVISQASITDIRHVVSGSFTLSRKNTSLTAAYSYAAESDYKSQSIAVIAGTDFLQKNTRLELSYARGFDKVCNVSYPPNRDPSVRTPLDSSSGCFTSDKKRQELDIDLDTFSAAWTQAWTPVFTTQAMFTFGLNHGFLGNPYRGVVVGASGQVAQEHHPEDRARFAGAIKAKYFLRGLDMMVGIGARGYRDTWDILSQTYELEAERYMLPWLRASVKLRYYNQTGALFWSDDYTGGEPATGPRGQYWSGDRELSPLKSYLVGGGVLASWKGTREERLAGMLLDFSTGASVDVIKTQLEDFTLAGTAPDDTMAYVLGLSVHGGF; encoded by the coding sequence ATGCTTCGTCGCCGTCATCCCCTCAAGGCCTGCCGCGCTGGCCTCCGCCCGAGCGTGCTCGGCCTCGGGCTCGTGCTCCTGGCAGGCGCAAGGGCCCAGGCTCAGGTGGTCGAGGTCGAGCTGAACGGAGCCGCATTCCAGGAGCCGAGCGAGAAGAGCGCGATGACCGTCTACAACCCCGGCGCAACGCTGACCGCGCTGCCCTGGGATTGGTTGAGCCTCGGCGTTCACTACGAGGCGGACATCGTGACGGGGGCGACGGAGCCGGTGAAGGCCGGCCCGCTGTCGAGCCCCGACGTGATTTCCCAGGCGTCGATCACGGACATTCGTCACGTCGTATCCGGGAGCTTCACGCTCTCGCGCAAGAACACCTCGCTCACCGCGGCGTACAGCTACGCCGCCGAGTCCGACTACAAGTCGCAGTCCATCGCGGTGATCGCGGGCACGGACTTCTTGCAGAAGAACACCCGGCTCGAGCTGTCGTATGCGCGCGGTTTCGACAAGGTCTGCAACGTCAGCTACCCGCCCAACCGTGACCCCTCGGTGCGCACGCCGCTGGATAGCTCGAGCGGCTGTTTCACCTCCGACAAGAAGCGCCAAGAGCTCGACATCGATCTGGATACGTTCAGTGCGGCGTGGACGCAGGCGTGGACGCCCGTGTTCACGACCCAGGCAATGTTCACCTTCGGCTTGAACCATGGGTTCCTGGGCAACCCCTACCGCGGCGTCGTCGTGGGGGCGTCCGGGCAGGTCGCGCAGGAGCACCACCCGGAGGATCGCGCGCGCTTCGCCGGCGCGATCAAGGCCAAGTACTTCCTGCGGGGGCTGGACATGATGGTCGGGATCGGGGCGCGCGGGTACCGCGACACCTGGGACATCCTGAGTCAGACCTACGAGCTAGAGGCGGAGCGCTACATGCTGCCGTGGCTCCGGGCATCGGTGAAGCTGCGTTATTACAACCAGACGGGCGCGCTGTTCTGGAGCGACGACTACACCGGTGGTGAACCCGCGACCGGCCCGCGGGGGCAGTACTGGTCCGGAGACCGCGAGCTGTCTCCGCTCAAGAGTTACCTGGTCGGCGGCGGAGTCCTGGCCAGCTGGAAGGGCACGCGGGAGGAGCGCCTGGCGGGCATGCTGCTGGATTTTTCGACCGGTGCCAGCGTCGACGTCATCAAGACCCAGCTCGAGGACTTCACTCTTGCCGGCACCGCCCCGGACGACACCATGGCCTACGTGCTCGGCCTCAGCGTGCACGGCGGCTTCTGA
- a CDS encoding DUF4266 domain-containing protein — MKNAPTYTRAVLTVVLTSMLITLGACATVRPEQRSILADPVMQFEADSPKEAQLQHVLENREGSIGGGSVKGGGCGCN, encoded by the coding sequence ATGAAGAACGCGCCCACATACACGCGAGCCGTCCTCACCGTCGTCCTCACGTCGATGCTGATCACCCTGGGGGCCTGCGCGACCGTTCGGCCGGAGCAGCGGTCCATCTTGGCCGATCCAGTCATGCAGTTCGAGGCCGACTCACCCAAGGAAGCGCAGCTCCAGCACGTGCTGGAGAATCGCGAGGGCTCCATCGGCGGCGGGTCAGTCAAGGGAGGCGGCTGCGGCTGTAACTGA
- a CDS encoding TIGR04552 family protein: MKQSSENESAPESGERPSAVGLPRLKTVQELTLHDVEALRVILYGDSVIDWHRLNLESREAAHQLLLNHDLDPALDGAYIEHVKHEAINYLRRTFAFAIPKPVEQASLEDLLLLASGKGHRQLCACTILKTVHIINHMAGRELLFRLPVSDRELFHFIEEKVYRVVGTMLSEGFPITEFVGGRKNLDSTYTKLLSKPEATSAALYDKLRFRIVTRTREHLLPVLNYLSERLFPFNYVVPDESTNTIFHFRSFCEKQPHLARMVERFQGNIDDQLTPGDNRFSAPTYRVIHFVADVPLRVPQHLMELAPAGCENLGPVVYMLCEFQLLDAETEEMNESGEASHDAYKLRQRAAVMHRLRLGGRPTREPKRRR, encoded by the coding sequence CTGAAGCAGAGCTCCGAAAACGAAAGCGCCCCGGAGTCCGGCGAGCGCCCGTCGGCCGTGGGATTACCACGCCTGAAGACCGTGCAGGAGCTGACGCTGCACGACGTCGAAGCGCTGCGCGTCATTCTGTACGGCGACTCGGTGATCGATTGGCACCGCCTCAACCTCGAGAGCCGCGAGGCCGCGCACCAGCTGCTCCTCAACCACGACCTCGACCCTGCCCTGGACGGCGCCTACATCGAGCACGTCAAGCACGAGGCCATCAACTACCTGCGCCGGACGTTCGCGTTTGCGATCCCGAAGCCGGTCGAGCAGGCCTCGCTCGAAGACCTGCTGCTGCTCGCCTCCGGCAAGGGCCACCGCCAGCTGTGCGCCTGCACCATCCTGAAGACGGTGCACATCATCAATCACATGGCAGGGCGCGAGCTGCTGTTCCGTTTGCCCGTCAGTGATCGCGAGCTCTTCCATTTCATCGAAGAGAAGGTGTATCGCGTGGTCGGGACCATGCTGAGCGAGGGTTTCCCGATCACGGAGTTCGTCGGCGGCCGCAAGAACCTCGATTCGACCTACACCAAGCTGCTGTCGAAGCCCGAGGCGACGTCGGCGGCGCTCTACGACAAGCTGCGCTTCCGCATCGTGACTCGGACCCGGGAGCACCTGCTGCCCGTGCTCAACTACCTGTCAGAGCGCTTGTTCCCGTTCAACTACGTCGTGCCGGACGAGAGCACGAACACCATCTTCCACTTCCGCAGCTTCTGCGAAAAGCAACCTCACCTGGCGCGCATGGTCGAGCGCTTCCAGGGCAACATCGACGATCAGCTGACCCCCGGTGACAATCGCTTCAGCGCGCCGACCTACCGCGTGATCCATTTCGTGGCCGACGTACCGCTCCGGGTTCCGCAGCACCTGATGGAGCTCGCGCCGGCCGGCTGCGAGAACCTCGGGCCAGTGGTCTACATGCTGTGCGAGTTTCAGCTCCTGGACGCCGAGACCGAAGAGATGAACGAGTCCGGTGAGGCCAGCCACGATGCCTACAAACTCAGGCAGCGCGCCGCGGTGATGCATCGACTGCGGCTCGGCGGGCGCCCGACCCGCGAGCCCAAACGCCGCCGCTGA